One region of Enterobacter ludwigii genomic DNA includes:
- a CDS encoding tautomerase family protein, with protein sequence MPFVNVQTIKGIMNAEQKSELLRRMTDLMVEIEGKGDPEFRRSVWIRIDEHDPEQWSLGGLQPTAEMIAKKFASTQAS encoded by the coding sequence ATGCCTTTTGTAAATGTACAAACGATTAAAGGGATCATGAATGCCGAGCAGAAGAGCGAGCTGTTGCGCCGTATGACGGACTTAATGGTGGAAATCGAAGGGAAAGGGGATCCGGAGTTCCGGCGCTCGGTCTGGATCCGTATTGATGAGCATGACCCGGAGCAATGGAGCCTGGGGGGATTACAGCCTACCGCTGAAATGATTGCGAAGAAATTCGCGTCGACGCAGGCGTCCTGA
- a CDS encoding helix-turn-helix transcriptional regulator, with amino-acid sequence MSKDKLLPYLSPELCGLAEGAKIVGDQWILLILREAFYGVTRFETMRIHTGIAKQTLATRLKLMTELGLLSRIPYREEGARERYEYQLTDKSRTLAPVLLSLMEWGHKHVLHTAPHLTLVDKESGDPVHIGYVNAQGHEVKQNHVQIVPTTKG; translated from the coding sequence GTGTCAAAAGATAAATTGTTGCCTTACCTCTCGCCAGAACTGTGCGGTCTGGCTGAAGGGGCAAAAATCGTGGGCGATCAATGGATTTTGTTGATTCTGAGAGAGGCGTTTTACGGTGTGACGCGTTTCGAAACCATGCGAATACATACCGGAATAGCGAAACAGACGTTAGCGACACGTTTAAAGTTGATGACAGAACTGGGGTTGCTTTCCCGTATACCTTACCGGGAAGAGGGAGCACGGGAACGGTATGAGTACCAGCTTACCGACAAAAGCCGCACCCTTGCCCCGGTGCTTTTATCTTTGATGGAATGGGGACACAAACATGTTTTACACACCGCACCGCATTTAACCCTGGTGGATAAAGAAAGCGGCGATCCGGTGCATATTGGTTATGTGAATGCGCAGGGTCATGAGG
- a CDS encoding PLP-dependent aminotransferase family protein, translated as MFKHAQLETVKAWIIDPSNGSLPLHERIQRAIRSLILEGILSHGKALPASRALASSLSVSRDTIEAAYSSLHAEGFIERQTGRGSFVSSSARFLKPHSRQQHPAADRRKAKLSARGKIIYESGGIREFSSPRPLAPGIPETRMFPIPTWERLQRQVLKEYQHQILEQSPPQGMERLRRAIAEYVNLERGTRARAEQIIILTSSQQALALCSHVLMDAEDGIAIEDPCYQGAYKAFKSAGLHCLPVPLDDKGISIDALNALTSPARAIYLTPSHQYPTGVTLSLDRRLAVIDWANRHSAWIIEDDYDSEFHYEGKPMACLQGLDAYNRTIYIGTFTKSLFPGLRIAYMIVPSELVESMTMARTLMDGHTASISQLTLAKFLEGGHFGAYIRKMRSVYVTRRNKLARLMDEYLSDYVECVIPTGGMQMPCHLRHGISEKEIAAAARRANVDILGLTSLYADKPLTSGFLMGFAAYTEREIEDAVKKLAAIFRLV; from the coding sequence ATGTTTAAGCACGCACAACTTGAAACGGTTAAGGCATGGATTATTGATCCTTCCAACGGATCGCTGCCCCTGCATGAAAGGATCCAGAGAGCAATACGGTCACTGATACTGGAAGGGATCTTATCTCACGGTAAGGCCCTTCCCGCTTCACGCGCGCTGGCGAGTTCACTGAGTGTTTCCCGGGATACGATTGAAGCAGCTTATTCCAGCCTGCATGCAGAAGGTTTTATTGAGCGGCAAACAGGCAGAGGAAGCTTTGTCTCTTCCAGCGCACGGTTTTTAAAACCGCATTCCCGGCAGCAGCATCCTGCCGCTGATAGACGAAAGGCAAAACTCAGCGCTCGTGGAAAGATCATCTATGAAAGTGGCGGGATCCGCGAATTTTCCTCGCCCCGCCCACTGGCACCGGGTATCCCCGAGACGCGCATGTTTCCCATTCCAACCTGGGAGCGACTTCAGCGGCAGGTTCTTAAGGAATATCAACACCAGATATTAGAGCAAAGCCCTCCGCAGGGCATGGAACGCCTACGGCGGGCAATCGCGGAATATGTCAATCTTGAGCGCGGGACGCGTGCGAGGGCTGAACAGATCATCATTCTGACCAGTTCTCAGCAGGCGCTTGCTCTCTGTTCCCACGTGCTGATGGACGCAGAGGATGGCATTGCCATTGAAGATCCCTGCTATCAAGGAGCATACAAAGCGTTTAAATCTGCCGGACTGCACTGTCTTCCGGTTCCTCTTGACGATAAAGGCATCTCAATTGACGCGCTGAATGCTCTGACCAGTCCTGCCAGGGCTATCTACCTTACCCCTTCTCATCAATATCCTACCGGGGTGACGCTCTCTCTTGACCGACGCCTGGCTGTCATTGACTGGGCAAATCGTCACTCCGCCTGGATCATTGAGGACGACTACGATAGTGAGTTTCACTATGAAGGAAAGCCTATGGCCTGTCTTCAGGGGCTTGATGCTTACAACCGGACAATTTATATCGGGACTTTCACCAAGTCCCTGTTCCCCGGGCTACGTATTGCGTACATGATTGTTCCCTCAGAACTGGTAGAGTCGATGACCATGGCCAGGACATTAATGGACGGCCATACCGCCTCAATATCCCAACTGACGCTGGCGAAATTTTTGGAGGGAGGGCATTTTGGTGCCTATATTCGCAAGATGCGGAGCGTTTATGTTACTCGCCGCAACAAACTGGCCAGGCTGATGGATGAGTATCTTTCTGATTATGTTGAGTGCGTAATACCAACAGGTGGAATGCAGATGCCTTGTCACCTCAGGCACGGGATCTCCGAGAAGGAGATTGCCGCCGCCGCCCGTCGCGCAAATGTTGATATATTAGGGCTTACCAGTTTATATGCAGACAAACCCCTGACCAGCGGTTTTTTGATGGGTTTTGCCGCTTATACGGAGAGGGAAATAGAAGACGCAGTCAAAAAACTGGCCGCAATTTTCCGTCTTGTTTGA